From the Lolium rigidum isolate FL_2022 chromosome 2, APGP_CSIRO_Lrig_0.1, whole genome shotgun sequence genome, one window contains:
- the LOC124689584 gene encoding protein NRT1/ PTR FAMILY 2.6-like, producing MRGASTAACKHGTPGQLIVLYAAVLLLAIGTGGTRFNVATMGADQFSSSRDQDTFFNWYFVFLYTSFLIGDTAIVYLQDEVSWALGFGVCLAATGVSLALLLAGAGYYRKPAPKGSPYAELARVVVAAVRNGRADVGSARYYVGDDGSIADSAGEGAPSKRLRFLNCAAMITATDNAMETPPGGRRTGSWRLCTVQQVEDLKSLLGVLPVWSAGITLSVSIGVMIGMIVLQALAMDRSIGDHFKIPAGSITVCTLVAFIAVTPVLDRAVFPLWRRIAGTPPSALQRVGLGHVVNIVGMVVAALVERRRLGIVRELHDADEATGWVTPMSVLWLVLPLAVVGIGEALHFPGNMAFYYLEFPKSLRSLATAMAPLLIAMGFYLGTVYVDVVRRVTPWLPGNINQGRLDNVYWTLAVVVTINFGYFLVCARRYRYQESYHAVAIIKGHI from the exons ATGAGGGGAG CATCCACCGCCGCTTGCAAGCACGGGACGCCCGGGCAGCTCATCGTGCTTTACGCGGCCGTGTTACTCCTCGCCATCGGCACTGGCGGGACGCGCTTCAACGTGGCGACGATGGGCGCGGACCAGTTCAGCAGCTCGCGCGACCAGGACACCTTCTTCAACTGGTACTTCGTGTTCCTCTACACATCCTTCCTGATCGGCGACACGGCCATCGTCTACCTCCAGGACGAGGTATCCTGGGCTCTGGGGTTCGGTGTCTGCCTCGCCGCCACGGGCGTCAGCTTGGCCTTGCTTCTCGCTGGCGCGGGGTACTATCGGAAGCCCGCGCCAAAGGGCAGCCCGTACGCGGAGCTTGCCCGCGTTGTCGTGGCTGCCGTGCGCAATGGCCGTGCCGACGTTGGCAGCGCGCGGTACTACGTCGGAGACGATGGCTCCATCGCGGACTCGGCCGGCGAGGGTGCTCCAAGCAAAAGACTAAGATTTCTTAATTGTGCCGCCATGATCACCGCAACCGACAACGCCATGGAGACACCACCCGGTGGCCGCCGTACCGGCAGCTGGAGGCTGTGCACGGTGCAGCAGGTCGAGGACCTCAAGTCCCTGCTCGGCGTCCTCCCGGTGTGGTCAGCCGGCATAACGCTAAGCGTGTCGATCGGCGTGATGATCGGCATGATCGTCCTGCAGGCTCTCGCCATGGACCGCTCCATCGGCGACCACTTCAAGATTCCGGCGGGGTCCATCACCGTCTGCACGCTCGTGGCTTTCATCGCTGTCACCCCGGTCCTGGACCGTGCCGTCTTCCCGCTCTGGCGTCGGATCGCCGGCACGCCGCCCTCGGCGCTGCAGCGCGTGGGGCTCGGCCACGTGGTGAACATCGTGGGCATGGTGGTCGCGGCGCTGGTGGAGCGCCGGAGGCTGGGCATCGTGCGCGAGCTCCATGACGCCGACGAGGCCACTGGGTGGGTCACCCCCATGTCCGTGTTGTGGCTGGTACTCCCTCTTGCCGTCGTGGGCATCGGGGAGGCCCTCCACTTCCCAGGAAACATGGCCTTTTACTACCTGGAGTTCCCTAAGTCGTTGAGGAGCTTGGCGACGGCCATGGCGCCGCTGCTCATCGCCATGGGGTTCTACCTCGGCACGGTGTATGTCGACGTCGTGAGGCGAGTCACGCCGTGGCTGCCCGGGAACATAAACCAGGGGAGGCTGGACAACGTGTACTGGACCTTGGCTGTTGTGGTGACTATCAACTTCGGCTATTTCCTAGTTTGTGCCAGACGATACAGGTACCAGGAATCATATCATGCAGTTGCTATTATCAAGGGGCACATTTGA